A window of the Macrobrachium rosenbergii isolate ZJJX-2024 chromosome 13, ASM4041242v1, whole genome shotgun sequence genome harbors these coding sequences:
- the LOC136844594 gene encoding uncharacterized protein, protein MLPLEILEGKNCSSAFFPASGSSIIKPSSGASTSSGTSASSGASASSGASASSGASTSSGASASSGASTSSGASASSGASASSGASASGGASASSGASASSGASASSGASVSGGATDSSGASVSTGASASSDAPTASSGASPASSGGASSTPEAGRFSIPCDLVQKCLSLRPQQLTALSSIAYMAYTLVYGIQISHFFLELLSTDLSICYFCMVW, encoded by the exons ATGCTTCCTCTGGAAATCTTAGAAGGCAAGAACTGCagctctgcattttttcctg CATCAGGTAGTTCAATAATCAAACCTTCAAGTGGTGCATCAACATCAAGTGGTACATCAGCCTCAAGTGGTGCATCAGCATCTAGTGGTGCATCAGCATCTAGTGGTGCATCAACATCTAGTGGTGCATCAGCATCTAGTGGTGCATCCACATCTAGTGGTGCATCAGCATCTAGTGGTGCATCAGCATCTAGTGGTGCATCAGCATCTGGTGGTGCATCAGCATCTAGTGGTGCATCAGCATCTAGTGGTGCATCAGCATCTAGTGGTGCATCAGTATCAGGTGGAGCTACAGACTCAAGTGGCGCATCTGTATCTACTGGTGCTTCTGCATCAAGTGATGCACCAACAGCATCAAGTGGCGCATCTCCAGCATCATCAGGGGGTGCATCTTCAACCCCAGAAGCCGGTAGATTCTCTATTCCTTGTGATCTGGTGCAAAAATGCTTGTCCCTGAGACCTCAACAACTAACTGCTTTATCCAGTATTGCCTACATGGCTTATACTTTGGTATATGGTATTCAAATATCTCATTTCTTTCTTGAGCTCCTTAGCACTGATTTAAGCATATGCTATTTTTGTATGGTATGGTAA